In the genome of Acidovorax sp. 69, the window CCCTTCCCGCCGCCATTTCGGTCTGAGCATCCCGTCCAGTGCCCGTATGAAAAATATGAATCTCAAACTCAGTGGGATCGAGGTGCTCCACCCACCCTCGCACAATGGCACGCCAGACAGAATGCTCATGAATATGCGCCGACACAATACCGATTTTCAATTTGGAGCCAATATTCCGGACGGGTGTCGGCACCCCCACCTTGCGCGCCCATGTTCCCATGAGAGATGTGCATAAATCACCATACTGGGATAATACGGCGCGATGGTCCTGCGGAATATAAGCCAGATAATAAGGCTGCTGCGCACCGACTGCCCTGTACCCGTCAGCCGGGCGATGAGTGCGAAACCAAGCTTTTAACTTGTCCAACTCACTCTCAAATGCTCTTGGCGCTGTGTTTTGTTCCTCATCAGACTGTGGCACGGCAGGTAACTGAGCCATGGCATGGCCCCATCGGGCCTGCACGTAGTTGGCATTGATCCGAAGAGCTGCCTGGTAGGCTTTTCGTGCTGTAACTGCGTCGCCAAGCCCCATTGATGCATTGCCCAGCCAATACTGCGCATCTGCCTGCTTGGGATCTGTGGCCAGCGTACTTCGAAGCCAGTGGCTGGCCTCTACCCACATCCTCTGATTCACACGAATCATCGCCAGATTGAACGTGGCCTCGGTGATATCCGGTTTCAGCCGCAGAGCATGTTCCAGATGCTGAACAGCCTCCTCATTGCGACCTCGGTCTTTCAAGAAACTCCCCAGATTGACCAGAGCATCGACATAGTCAGGGCGCGATGAAACAGCGTTGCGATAGTGCTTCTCAGCCAGATCCAGTTCGCCACGAACACGCATTAAGTTACCGAGATGAAACTGCGCTTCCGCCAAAGAAGGATCGCGGGTCACTGCCGACTGCAACAGGTTCATGCCATCTTCCTCTTGCCCACTGGCCAGCGCTAGTTTGGCGAGATTCAAATTGGCCATCGCGTGACCTGGATCCACCGCAAGTGCCCGGTGAAAGGCAGCGGCAGATGCTTTGCCACGACCTGCAATCAGCAGCGCTCGACCGAAAGCGACATGTATCTCTGCGTTAGAAGGGTGCAAGGATGCAGCTCGCTCCAAAATACGCAGACTATCGGCCTTGTGCCCCCGCTCCAGGGCGATCAGGCCTTGCACCAGAAGGCCATCTGCATGGTCCGGTTCAATCGCCAGTTGCGCCAATGTCGCTTGCTCGGCGGCGGCGCCTTGCCCCGCCAAGTACAAGGCCCAAGGCCCCACGGGCGCCAACACTGGTGAGTGCTCGGAGGCGATGCGCGTCGTCTGCGTTGCGGCCGATGAATCTGCACTATGGGGAGAAGCCCATTTCTTTTTGAGCCACGCCAGCATTATTTTGGTAGCGTCTGCGTCGACGCCAGTGCTACGAGCCGAACAACGTCATATGCAAAAGGCTTGCTGAAGCTTTCAGGGTAACCAGCCTCTTGAAGAACATCCTGCAGCCGACTCCCCAACTTGGCCTTTTGATAAATGTTCAATCGATGGGTATCGACAAGTTGCCGCGCATGATTTCGGATCTTTTCATCAATGCGGGTACGAGCCTTCTCTGCTTGCTTGGACTGCGTGTCCAATTGCTGCGGAGGGAGTCCTTTCACCAATTCTCGCACTACGAGAATTGCAAAGGTATCGACGGGGACGGTATTGAAAAAGTTACCAAACATTGAAACTGATCTCGTGCATGACTACCAACTTTACGAAACTGGCGACCCGAGAAATTTGACCGTGAGCGTCGCTGCTTGCTCTCATGAAACAGCCGGTGCAGGTCACAGCCCTTGTTTACCAGAACGAGCGGCGCTGAATTTTCGGTCACATTATGTTTGCTGCCGGTGACCCTCAAAGTCCGACATAGCTCCCCGACTTGCCACCATGTTTTTCCGCAACGTGCACGCCATGGATGGACATCCCCCGATCCACGGCCTTGCACATGTCGTATATGGTGAGCAGTGCGATCTGCACAGCGGTGAGGGCCTCCATCTCGACGCCAGTGGGCCCCACCGTTTCTACGGTTGCGGTGCAAAATATACCGATGGCGCTTGATTGGCGTGCGCTGGCAGCTTCAAATTCAATAGCAACACGGGTCAATGCAATAGGGTGGCACAGCGGAATCAGGTCGCTGGTTTTTTTGGCGGCCTGAATGCCGGCAATGCGTGCGATACCCAGTACATCGCCCTTTTTGGCGGTTCCTGCCTCAATCAACGCCAGCGTTTCTGGCTGCATCTCAATGCGCCCGCTGGCAATGGCGATACGGTGGGTGGCGGGTTTTGCAGCCACATCGACCATGTGGGCCTGGCCTTGGGCATCAAAGTGGGTAAGTGCGGACATGCGGTAAAAACACGGTTGGCGGCAATCGCTCATGAACATTCATCAGACAAAGGCATCATAAGACCATGCAGAACTGGAAAGGGCGCTTGCGCGCCGGTAGCATTCACCTGGGCATCAGCCTTTGCATTGCGGCTTTGGCTGCGGCGCTCGTTTTTGGATTGTGGTATCCGTATCCCTACCGCGAAATATCGGGCGGGCGCTCACTCTTTATGTTGGTGGCCGGTGTGGACGTCATCATGGGGCCCCTGATTACGTTGATCATCTTCAACCGCGCCAAGCCCCGGCGCGAGTTGGTGATGGATTTCACCGTCGTGGGCTTGCTGCAGGTGGCCGCGCTCAGCTACGGCTTATGGACCGTGTTCGTTGCCCGCCCTGTACACCTGGTCTTTGAGTACAGCCGCATGAGCGTGGTCCATGCCATCGATATTGATACTGACCTGCTGGCCAAAGCACCGGCAGCGCTGCAAAAACTTCCTGTCACTGGTCCCACAACCATTGCGCTGAGGCCTTTTAAGGACGCTGCGGAGGAGTTTGACGCCACGATGGCTGCTATCGGCGGCCCTTCGCTCTCTGCCCGAAGCGACCTTTGGCAGCCCTATGCCAACAGCACTACAGACATCCTCAAGGAGTCCAAGCCCGCGTCCGACCTGCTTACGAGGTTTGCTAGCCAGACTGTATTGATTGATCGCACCATTGAAAACACCGGTAAGCCAGTGGCCCAGTTACGCTATCTGCCACTGGTGGGGCGTGACAACGCGTGGACCGTGTTACTGGATGCGACCACGGCAGAACCTTTGGGATTTCTTCCCATCGACCCTTTCTGACACAGGTTCTCATGCGCCACGGAGGCCTAGCGCCCTTACCACGAGCACTGCTTGCCATCATTTTGGGAGCGAATTTGCTCACCTGCGGTGTATCAGCCAATGCGCAAACCGCACTCCCCACCCTGGGCGATGGAAGCGATCTGACCACCAGTGCCGAACGTCGTCTGGGCGACCGCATCATTCGCGAGCTCTACCGGGACCCTGACTACATTGATGACCCGGTGGTCGCTGACTACCTGCAGGGCATATGGCGACCTCTGCTGGCGGCCGCCAGGGCCCGTGGCGAGCTAGCCCCCGAGCTGGACGAGCGTTTCGCATGGGAAATTTTGCTCGGGCGCGACCGTACCGTGAACGCCTTTGCCTTGCCTGGTGGCTACCTGGGAGTCCATCTGGGCCTGATTGGTGTTGTCACCTCGCGTGATGAACTCGCCTCTGTGCTGGCGCACGAGTTGAGTCATGTGACCCAGCGTCACATATCGCGCTTGATCACACAACAGAGCAAGCAAACCCCGCTTTTGCTGGGCGCCATGGTGTTGGGTGCCCTGGCAGCCAGCAAGAATCCCGGCGCCACCCAGGCCTTGGTGGTTGGCGGCCAGGCATTGGTCATGCAAAACCAACTGAACTTTTCACGCGACATGGAGCGTGAGGCTGATCGTGTCGGCTACGGGTTGATGGCCCCTGCCGGGTTTTCCCCCAACGGCTTTGTGAGCATGTTTGACAAGTTGCAACAGGCCAATCGACTCAATGACAATGGTTCATGGCCGTATCTGCGCAGCCATCCGTTGACTACCGAACGCATGGCAGATATGCAGGCGCGCATACCGCCTGGGAGGGCGACCCCGGCAGGAGTGCCCTCCACTTTTGAACACGCCATGGTGGCAGCGCGGGCCAGGGTGCTCTCTAACCCAGGTGTGGACACCTTGCGCCAGTGGATAGCCGAACCGGGAGGCCCCGGATTCGCCAGCCAACCGGTCTTTCGACGGGCTGCGGCGCTGTACGCGGCCGCCCTCGGCAGCAGTCAATTACGCGACGCAACCGGAGCACGCGCTGCCGCCAAAAAACTGGAGGATCTGGTCCGCTCGGACCTGGTGGCTTCGCGACTGGTGCAGTTGTTGAACGCCGAGATTGAGCTGGCTGCGGGCGATGCCATCGCCGCGATAACAGCGATGCCCATGTCCGATGGCAGCTCCCGCAGGCCCGCGTTGGTACTGCATACCCAGGCCTTGCTGAAGGCGGGTCGGGCAAGCGAGGGCTCGGAGGCGTTGCAAACCTGGGTGGCTAACCACCCCAAGGATGCTACTGCATGGCAACTTCTGGCTTCTGTATGGCAGGCCCAAGGGCAAGGCCTGCGGGCAGTGCGTGCCGAAGCCGAAGCGCACGCGGCGCGTTACGACTACGCCGCAGCGGTGGACCGGTTCAAAGCGGGCCAGGACATGGCGCGCCGCGACGGCACAGCAGGGGATCACATAGAGGCCTCCATCATCGACACCCGGTTGCGCGCCATGGAGTCACTCCTTCGTGAACAGGCCGCCGAGCGCTGATTCGATCAGTACGCCCAGCACCGAATATATGAGCGATCCGAGCAGGGCGGCACCAAAGCCCGTGACGTGAAAACCGTCCAGCACACTGGCCGCTGCCCAGAACATGAGCGCATTGATCACAAACAGGAACAGCCCCACGGTGACGATGGTGACCGGCAGTGTCAGCACCACCAGCACTGGCCGTAGCACCGCATTGAACAGCCCGATCACGAAGGCAGCGATCAACGCCGAGGTAAAGCTCTTTACCTCAACCCCGCTGTAGATGTAGGCCACGAACAGCAGTGCTGCGGCGCTGAGCAGCCATTTGAGAAGCAGTTTCATAGCCGCAGAATAGCACCGGCCCGCCGCAAATAAAAAGGGCCCCAAGGCCCTTTCCGTAAAAAATCTGCAACAGGCAGGGTGACTACCAGATCACTCTAGTGCCAGCACCCATAAAGCACCAAAGCCTGTCAGCAGACTGCCCAACAGCGTTCCGGGCCGGGGTGATGACCAGCGTCCGCCTGTCTGATTTAGCTCTTCAGGCGTGTCCGACTTTGGTCGGCGAGCATCCACCACCTGGGCGCATGAAGGTTGTCCTGCCTGCAGTTGCTCGGTCAGTTCAAGCAGCGGGCCCTTTGCCACGACCGTGGTCACACTGCTCTTAGGCGTCCGCAGGGCGGGCAGGATCTGGGCAAACAGTTTATCGGCCCACTTGGTGCGCCAGTTCTCGCGCGCGCTGTGGCTCACCCACTTGCTGATGCGATGGGTCATGCGGGGAGCACAAGCCACCAGCACCCATTGGGTCTGCACGGCAGTATCCCGGGCAAACAAGGGCGCAAGCACCTGTTGGGCATACGCTGCGTCGTCCACGTACACGATGACTCTATCCATACCACCTCCAGATGAACGACGGAAACTTGCTGCAAGAGGCCCGGGGCCCCTTGCGCTTCTACCTTTGATTGTGCAATCCGATCGACGAGAGGGTTAGTGACCCGCTGCCGCCGATTCCGTCCCGGCACGGCGCGCCAGAATGATCTTTCCAGCCAGCAACACCAGCAGTGCGCCCGCCACGCTGGCGCCATACTTGATCATGTCGGTGACTTCACCGGTGGTGCTGTCGAGCGGCATTTTCAGCATCCACAGCCATTTGTCGTGGTTGGCCAGTACGGGGTCGGTCACCAGCATGCCACCTGCAATCCAGCCCAACAGCATGCCGCCCAGCGTGATGATCATGGGGAAGCGTTCCATGAGCTTGATGACCAGTTGGCTGCCCCAGACGATGATCGGGATCGAGATCAGCAGGCCGAGCACGACCAGCAGGAACTGGTGCTCACCGGCATTCTGCGCGGCACCTGCAATGGCGATCACGTTGTCCACGCTCATCACCAGGTCGGCCACGATGATGGTCTTGATGGCGGCCAGCAGCTTGTCGCTGCCCTGCACATCGCCATGGCCATCCTCATCCGGGGCCAGCAGCTTGACGCCAATCCACACGAGCAGCACCGCACCCACAAACTTGAGGAAGGGCAGCGCGAGCAATGTCATCGCAAACGCAATCAGGATCACGCGCAGCACAATGGCGCCGGCCGTGCCCCAGATGATGCCCTTGGTGCGCTGAGCCGGTGGCAGCTTGCGGCACGCCAGCGCTATAACCACAGCGTTATCGCCACCCAGCAGGATGTCGATGATGATGATCTGGCCGAGTGCGAGCCAGAATTCGGGCGAAGCCAAAAAGTCCATAAATTCCTCAATATCAGTGGCGCGAAAGGAGGATCTCGTCGCCACTGTAGCGCCGAGTCCATCCCAGGGATAGAGGGCCTGCTGTCGGAGGATCAAGGATTTCTTGCGCCTCCAGGGAGACATGGCAAGCGAAGGGACGGCCTTGATCAGCCCACAGAGGGCCCATCAAAGGTCTTGCTCAGTTCAGCACACAGCCATGTGCGAGAACCCGGAACGCCGGAAGCGATGCTTCGTATTGACGACGAATCCGATGCCTTGTGCTGTTGTGCATGCCAGAAGCTGGCCTTGCTGCAGTACAAGTCGGGAGCTACTCCCCTTCGAGTTTTCGATTGGAACATCGCCAGCGTCAGCGCGCAAGGGCCGCTGTGTTGTGGTTACTGCTTACGGCCGTACTCCGCCACCTGTGTATGTCCAGGAAACCGTGCGAACCCCCAATAACAACACGGGCAACATCGCTCGGGCAGGGCGGCTATGATCCAGCCCCCTTGTGTCAACGCCCTCCATGGCCGCCATTCACATCACCGACATTGAAGCCGCCATCAACCACTGGCGCAGCTGTGCCCCATCGCCTGACGGCGTCGCTCTGGCGCCCGAGATAGAAGCGCTGGGAGAGGCCTATGCGCTGATGGTCTACCACCACAAGAGCACTGTCGACGAAGAGCACCTGCCGGCCCAGGCATTGGCCGCTTGGCTGACCTGGTACGACACTACGCCCGACACACCCTGCATCGCCATCTGCTCCACCAGCCAGGGCGATGATCTTTGCAAGGGATGCGGGCGCACATTCGACGAAGTGCAGTTTTGGCCAGGCATGACACCCGCTGAGAAGCGCACGGTGTGGCGACGCATCACCTTGGAGCATTCGGCCTGGCGCTTCAACCGCTATTCAGAGCGGGCGGCGGAGGGTGTGTCGGCTTGGCAGGGCGCAATATCCCGAGGCCGGTAGCGCAGCAGCGGCGCGAAGGCTCTTGCAAGCCAAGGCCTGTACGCCACGCGATCAAACCGCTATCGTGGTGCCATGCTGCGCCTGACTCAAGCCCCGAACATCGCCATCGCCACGCTGTGGGCGGATCTGCTGTGCGAGGCGGGCATGACAGCCTCCGTGCAACGCCAGTATCTCGGTGCTGCCGCAGGACACTTGCCACCCGACCAGTGCCTGCCTGAAATTTGGTTGGATTACGACGAACATGCTGCCCGTGCACATGCCTTGCTGCATGAACTTCAGAATCTGCCTCAGCGCCGCTGGATGTGCCGATGTGGAGAAACTGTGGAAGGGGGATTCGAGCAATGTTGGCAGTGTGGGGCGCTCATGCCAAACGACTGACAATCAGTTGCAAAATTCCTGATTTGATAGCGGCTAGCGCTTATGTGTCATGCGCTAGCGGCCTTTTTAGCCCGATTTCGGCTCACTTCCAGCGCACGGGCTCCACATGCACGCTGCCCCGCGTGCTGCTCAGGGTGATGGCCCCTTCCTGCACCGTGGCCTGCAGTTGCATGCTGCGTTCGGCCAATTGCGCCAGCGCCTGAGAGGCGTCGGTGGGAATCCGCCACACCTGCAATTTTTCGAGCCGAGAGAGCTTGGTCTCGATTCCTTTCCACCAGATCTCAGCGGCGTGGTTGAAGCAATACACGATCACAGAATCGGCCTTGCTACAGGCTTTGGTGAGTGGCTTGTCCTCCGGCTGGCCCACCTCGATCCACACGCGCTTGCGCCCCGTGTAGTCCGTCAGCGACGCATCAGGGTCATCGGGGTCGGACAGGCCGGCGCCAAAGGCCAGTGCGGCATCGCCATTGCAAAGATCATTGAGCTGGTGCGCCTGAATGGCCAGCGCAGTCAGCCGGATCATCATGCGTTCGTCGGTCTCGCTGGGGTGGCGGGCCAAGGTGAGCGCGTGGTCGGCGTAGTAGCCGTGGTCAATGTCGGCGATCTGGAGGTTCGCTTTGAATATCGTTGATTTGATCGCCATTCTCAGCGGGTTCCTTCCATTAATACTTCTACATCTGCTGTCTTACTTCGGCGCTTCTCGATGAAATATCGTGCAGAGAAGCTACCAAGACGCGCCGCTTTTTGCAATGCATCCTCGGCTGCAGGATGCTGCAGCGCATGGAGCGCGCGGAATCTCTCGAACCAAATGCGCGGCTCATCATGGGGCGAAATCCGCTCGGCGATATCCAGATCAGCAAGCGCCTCTGTGGGGTGGCCGGTGCGAGTGAGCGTAGTAGCCCGCGCTACGTAATAGCTGGAGTTCTTGGGGTTCAGCTCAATCGCCTTGCTGATATCTGCGAGTGCCCCATCGGCATTGCCTCGCTGAAAACGCTCATTGCCCCGGTTAAAGTAGATGCGACTGGCCCCTGCAACCTCTGGTTTGGGCAATTTCGCAGCAGCATCTTCCCACAGCGCTCCCCTCGAAGAAAAACTCTCAAGACGATCTCGCGACTGCGCGAATAGAAAGGGCATCGCTATACAAAACAGGACAGCAAGCCAGCGCAATGGAAGGTGTCGAGCGAGAGCGGCAACCATCACGGCATACCCAATTGCCCAGACGTAGCTTCGATAGAGCACATAGGGCTCTTGAAAACGGACAAGACTGAACTCGACCGTAAACAACAAGGCACTGAATACGAGGCCAAAGGCAACCAATCGATATTTACCCTTCCACAGGGAAAGTGCAGCTACGGTCGACGGCAAGATCACGAAAATAGCAAGTTGCAGCCACGCGCGAACATGCGTCCAAGGTTGCAGAAAATCGACTCGCAAGTCTGCCGACATACGCGATGTGGAGGGTACAAGCCACTGCAGCCAATAGTAAAAATAGAGTTGGGCCTGCACAAAGGCTGAAAACAACCAGCGATCACCCGCACTGTTGAATGCGGGAAGACCATGGATTTCTCCTTCGAGATCGCTCAGCCTGGGCTCATACGGCTGGCCAACGAAACCCATTCCAACGCTGAACACCAGCGCGATGGCAGGCAAATTGGCGCAGAGAAATGTCGCACAGACGGACACAGTCCGTCTATCAATACGCTCCAGAAGCAGAACAAGCGACATTGCGGCAAACGGTACCGTCACTGAATGCTCTTTGCACAGCATTGCCAGGGATGACATGAGCGCTGCGCGCAATGCAGCCACTAGGCTCCCTTCCTGCAGCGCCGTAAGCAAATACCGCAAGCTGATCAGCGAGAACAGCGTCGCCATCACCGTAGTGCGCTGAATCAGATACCCAGCCGCGTACACGGCAACCGGATGCGCCACAAATAAAACGGCCAACAGCGCTGCAACAACGGATGCCCGCTTCGCTGCCAGCTCGGCTGGCATTGATGGGGTTGAATCTACAACGAGCATCTGTTTCAGCAACCGGTAGAGCTGCCAAGCAACCAACGTATGCAGCATCAGGCTTATGAGCCGATGCGCCTCCATGCTCCCAATCTGGGTTTGTACCCATCCAAGGGTGAAATATGGCAAGGATCGGGTCACCAGTTCCCAGGGCTCTATCGCAGCCGTTGTGAGTCGCGATGAGAAAAAAAGATTGCCGTCATCAAAGACAAACGGATTCCCAAGATAGGGACCGTACAGAGCAGAAGCAGCAGCGGCAATAGCAACAAGGACAAGAGCAGCCATGGTGGACTCCCTCGACCAGCGCACTCGTGAGATGAGCGTTGTCATGGGAGTCCTCGAGTCTTGGCGCTGATCTCCGCAGGTGCGGACATACCTCACTAAACCCGGCGCGCCAACTCGGCCGCCTTACCCACATAGCTGCCCGGCGTCATTCCCAGCAGGCGGTCTTTTTCGGCCTGGGGGATTTCCAGCGAGTGGATCAGGCCGTGCAGGGCCTCGGCCGTCACGGTCTTTCCACGGGTCACTTCCTTGAGCTTCTCATAGGCGCCCTGCACGCCAAAGCGTCGCATCACCGTCTGGATGGGTTCAGCCAGCACTTCCCATGAGGTATCAAGGTCTTCGGCCAGTGCTTCTTCGTTGATTTCGAGCTTGGTCAGGCCGGTGAGCAGCGAGGCGTAGGCCAGAGTGGCATAGCCCAGTGCTACGCCCATGTTGCGCAGCACGGTGCTGTCCGTCAGATCCCGCTGCCAGCGGCTGATCGGCAGCTTTTCGGACAAGTGCTTGAGCAGCGCGTTGGCCAAGCCAAGATTGCCTTCGGCGTTTTCGAAGTCGATGGGGTTGACCTTGTGCGGCATGGTGCTGGAGCCGATTTCTCCGGCTTTCAGGCGCTGCTTGAAGTAGCCCAGGCTCACGTAGCCCCAGATGTCGCGCGACAGATCAATCAGGATGGTGTTGGCGCGCGCCACGGCGTCGAACAGCTCGGCCATGTAGTCGTGTGGCTCGATCTGGATCGAATACGGCTGAAACGTGAGTCCCAGGCCCAGGGGTTCAGGCGTTTCAATGACCTTCTTGCTGAAGGCTTCCCAGTCAAAGTCAGGCCAGGCGGACAGGTGGGCGTTGTAGTTGCCCACGGCGCCATTCATCTTGCCCATGATCTTGACGGCGGCAATGCGGTCGCAGGCCGTTTGCAGGCGCATCACTACGTTGGCCATTTCCTTGCCCACGGTGGTCGGGCTGGCCGTCTGGCCGTGGGTGCGGCTGAGCATGGGCACGTCCGCAAAGGCGTGGGCCATTTCGCGCAGCTTGAGCACGATGCGGTCCAGGCCCGGCAGCACGACCTGGTCGCGGCCCGAGCGCAGTTGCAGCGCGTGGCTGGTGTTGTTGATGTCTTCGCTGGTGCAGGCAAAGTGCACAAACTCGGAGGCCTTTTCCAGCTCGGGGCGCGCTTCGAATTTGCTCTTGATCCAGTATTCGACCGCCTTCACGTCATGGTTGGTGGTCTTTTCAATCTCCTTGATCGCGGCCGCATCGGCCTCGGAGAAGTTCTTGACCAGCCCCAGCAAGTAAGCGCGTGCTCCGGTGGTAAGTGGCTTGAATTCGGCAAAGCCTGCATCTGATAGCGCAATGAACCAGGCCACCTCCACCTGCACCCGGCGGTGCATATAGCCGTGCTCGCTCATGATCGGGCGCAGGGCGGCAAGTTTGGTGGCGTAACGGCCGTCAAGCGGCGACAGGGCGGTGATGGTGGACAGGCTCATGGCGCGCAATTGTAGGCGCCGCGCATCAGTCAGCCTCTTGCCGGGTTGCTGTCGATAGAATCAAACCCGAATTGTTTAGATCACCCCGCGCACTGGAAGACACACCATGAAATTGATCGGAGCCACCACCAGCCCCTACGTGCGCAAGGTACGTATCGTGATGGCTGAGAAAAAGCTCGACTACCAGTTCGTGCAAGACAACGTTTGGGCTGACGATACCCACATCTCGGCCTCCAACCCCTTGGGCAAGGTGCCCTGCCTGGTGATGGAGGGCGGCGAAGCCGTCTTTGACTCGCGCGTGATCGTGGAATACCTCGACACCCTGTCGCCGGTGGGCAAACTGATCCCCTCCCAAGGGCGTGAACGCGCCGAGGTCAAAACCTGGGAAGCCCTGGCTGACGGCGTCGTGGATGCGGCCATCCTGGCCCGGCTTGAGGCCACTTGGGCCCACCGCAAGGACAGTGAACGCAGCCAGGCCTGGATCGACCGCCAATTGCGCAAGGTGAACGATGGCCTCAAGTCGATGAGCCAGGGCCTGGGTGACAAGCCGTTTTGCAGCGGCATCCATCTGAGCCTGTCCGATATCGCCGTGGGCTGCGCATTGGGCTGGCTGGAGTTCCGCTTTCCGGAAATCGCCTGGCGCAGTGAGCACCCCAACCTGGGCAAGCTGCTCGACAAACTGATGCTTCGGCCCAGTTTCGCGGATACCAAGCCGTCCTGAACAGTCGCAGGGGCCGGGTCACCTCGGCCCAGTCGCAGGGCTTTTGGCCCACCCCGCCTCGGGCTTGCCGTATGCTCGGGCGCTTATGAACGAGATGGTTCAAAACCCTTCGAAAGCCCCCGACACCCGTGCCACGCGACAACGCGCAGCACGCGATGCCGCCGCCACGCCGGGCGCGGACCGCGTTCGTATCAACGACCCCGACCGCACCATGGCCAACATCCTGCAGGTGGCCACGGCAGAGTTTGCCGACAAGGGGCTGGCCGGTGCGCGCATCGACGAGATTGCGGCCCTCACCAGTACCAGCAAGCGCATGATCTACTACTATTTTGGTAGCAAAGAAGGCTTGTATGTAGCGGTGCTGGAGGATGCTTACCGGCGCATCCGTCGCATCGAATCGGAGCTGCACCTCGAAGATCTTGCGCCCGAGCAGGCGCTGCGTACGCTGGTTGGCTTCACGGTGGACTACCAGTTGGCCAATCCTGATTTCATCCGCCTCGTGATGAACGAAAACATGCACCGGGGGGAGTTCATCAGCCAGTCCACCACCATCCAGGAGCTCAACATCCCTGTCATCCACGCTGTGCGTGATGTATACCAGCGCGGCGTGGCGGCCGGCGTCTTCCGCCCCGACGTGGACCCGGTGGACCTGCACATGTCGATCTCGGCGCTGTGCTTCTTCAACGTGGCCAACCGCCATACCTTTGGCGCGATCTTTAAGCGCTCGCTGGATACCCCCGCCGCCACGGCGCAACGCCGTGAATCGATCATCGAGATGATCGTGCGCTTCCTGCGGCCCTGACCGAACACCCTCGGTCCGCCATCGCGCGGACACCCCTTCCCGGATCATCCAAAAACCCAAGGCCCGCATTGGGGCACTGGCATGGCTGCGCCTTGCCATGGAATGCCTGACAGGGTTTGCACCTAGATCAAATACTAACCAGTTCGTACAAAATTCTTCCAGGCACTCAATAACGACTGGAGACACCATGCTTGCACTGGCCGATCGCTTGCTACGGGGATACGCCCGTGCGCTCGACATCCTGGGAGGTGTGTGCCTGGCCGTCATGGTGCTGCTGGTGTTCGGCAACGTGGTGCTGCGCTACACCATGAACTCCGGCATCACGGTGTCGGAAGAACTCTCACGCTGGCTGTTTGTATGGCTGACTTTCATGGGCGCCGTAGTGGCCTTGCGCGAACACGGCCACCTGGGCACGGACGCCTTCATCTCCCGCCTGCCGGCCACCGGCAAGAAAGTTTGCCTGGTTTTGGCGCAGATCGCCATGCTCTACGTGTCCTGGCTGCTGCTGGCAGGCAGTTGGGCCCAGATGCTCATCAACTGGGAGACAGAAGCCCCCGTCACCGGCGCGTCGGTCGGCATCTTCTACGCCAGCGGTGTGCTGATGGGCGGGTCAGCGATTGCGATCCTGCTGTACGACCTGCTGCGCACCTTGTTCGTGCCGCTGGCAGAACACGAATTGGTCATGGTGCAGGAGAGCGAAGACATGGCGGCGCTGGAGCATCGCCACCCCGGATCGACCGTGTCTGGTTCCGGCGCTGACGTGCCTTCCAAGCACTGACCCACGGCACCCAAGCCAAGGCATCCCCTGTCCCTGAACACCCCTGCACGGAACCCACCATGACCGTCACCATCTTCCTTGGCTCCCTGTTGCTCGCCATGGCGATCG includes:
- a CDS encoding TetR/AcrR family transcriptional regulator; translated protein: MNEMVQNPSKAPDTRATRQRAARDAAATPGADRVRINDPDRTMANILQVATAEFADKGLAGARIDEIAALTSTSKRMIYYYFGSKEGLYVAVLEDAYRRIRRIESELHLEDLAPEQALRTLVGFTVDYQLANPDFIRLVMNENMHRGEFISQSTTIQELNIPVIHAVRDVYQRGVAAGVFRPDVDPVDLHMSISALCFFNVANRHTFGAIFKRSLDTPAATAQRRESIIEMIVRFLRP
- a CDS encoding TRAP transporter small permease codes for the protein MLALADRLLRGYARALDILGGVCLAVMVLLVFGNVVLRYTMNSGITVSEELSRWLFVWLTFMGAVVALREHGHLGTDAFISRLPATGKKVCLVLAQIAMLYVSWLLLAGSWAQMLINWETEAPVTGASVGIFYASGVLMGGSAIAILLYDLLRTLFVPLAEHELVMVQESEDMAALEHRHPGSTVSGSGADVPSKH